DNA from Salinispora arenicola:
GTGGGGTGGCGGCCGTCCCGCCACCCGGCAAGCAAAGAACACTCGAACCCCGAGGTAGCACGTTTTAGGGAGAAAACCACTCATATAGGAGTAGGGGATTCGATTCAGGGAACGCCGCTACGGCATCCCTGTCGTCTGGCTCGCTCCCACGGGTCCGGCTTCAGCGACCGGGCGCGATCCCCCGAGGATCGACGCGGCCCACACCGAACACGCGCCCGCAGGCAGCGAAGCACCAGGTCGGGTCGGGGAGCGGCACGGTCGACCACGACCCGCAGTAGCGGGTCACGTGGATGATTAGGGGTTCCGCGTGAGACACTTGCCGTCCGATTTGTTTCTCGCCAAAACGGGTGATTGAGATCATCGCGCACTCACTGGTCGACACGACCGAGATGTACCTGCGAACCATCCTCGAACTCGAGGAGGAGGGTGTGCCGCCGCTGCGTGCCCGCATCGCCGAGCGGCTACGCCAGAGCGGCCCCACGGTCAGCCAGACCGTCGCCCGGATGGAGCGGGACGGCCTGCTCACCGTCGAGGGCGACCGCCACCTGACGCTCACCGCGGCCGGCCGCGACGCGGCCGTCTCCGTGATGCGCAAACACCGGCTGGCGGAGCTACTACTGGTCAACGTGATCGGGTTGCCCTACGAGGAGGCGCACGAGGAAGCCTGCCGGTGGGAGCACGTCATGAGCGACGCCGTCGAGCAACGGGTCTACGACCTGCTGAACCGCCCGACCCGCTCGCCGTACGGCAACCCGATCCCGGGACTGGAGGCGCTGGGCTCGGCGGGACCGTCCGCCACCGAACCCGCCGGGGGTGAACGCAACCTGGCGTTCCCCGGCCTGTCCGGCACGGTCGTGGTCCAGCGAATCTGCG
Protein-coding regions in this window:
- a CDS encoding metal-dependent transcriptional regulator codes for the protein MIEIIAHSLVDTTEMYLRTILELEEEGVPPLRARIAERLRQSGPTVSQTVARMERDGLLTVEGDRHLTLTAAGRDAAVSVMRKHRLAELLLVNVIGLPYEEAHEEACRWEHVMSDAVEQRVYDLLNRPTRSPYGNPIPGLEALGSAGPSATEPAGGERNLAFPGLSGTVVVQRICESLQTDSDVLRQLHAAGVDPGATVTVAQERDGVYIDRYGDRVRLPREVASRVFVAAG